From the genome of Polyangiaceae bacterium, one region includes:
- a CDS encoding ABC transporter permease subunit: MMLHRAARSFFRTRAAAIGSIIVVALVGFALLGPLVARHAPNANDFSLAREANGAPPGPSLTHWLGVDALHRDVFARLAHGARTSLGIATLATLIATTIGTAVGVVAGYAASVRVKSLDTSLSRVVDILLALPFLLVVTAIGAAVGRSDTLTVLLVLGLSGWAGIARVVRAKTIQICSLDFVLAARAMGANAPWIMSRHVLPNAASIVIVMATTSVGQMVLAEAVLGYLSLGVPPPAPSWGRMLHEAEPFFVSRPGLVAAPSIAILLTVLGFGRLGDALRDAFDDNARTTPRPGARVPADLLLVAAALLVFVGLPPPRVAAPIESVAQSQTPSRGGTLRVATIVNVRTLDPALAYDEAATALGDLLFAKLVTWSDDGKVVGELAQSFHVSDDGKTYSFVLRPNVVFHDGAKLRAADVKRSLERTLNPRTPSPGASHYAAIRGLSAFRSGQAQTIEGIRVTSDLAVDITLDHPDATFLSLLTLSFAAPVCPSSGATVEAAKPPSPCGAGPFRIASWEPEGVIRLERHDGYFIPGRPYLDAIEWLTNERATAQRYKFERGVLDYVRDLGSQDGALYRSNPAWAGRFSLSASSVTNAIFMNTEMPPFDVRAVRRAVALAIDPSVLEKVRSEVHAIDRVLPDGIPGAAPIEAMRKHDVAAALEEMRAAGYAFDEATGKGGYPYVVDYIAPADTFEQQAAEVWVEQLARIGIRVRLELTSYASYLAKVSKRRTSTMGWVGWKADFPDALNFFEPTLSSRAIDDEHSQNYAFFKSDELDRALDDASRERNPEARKRLFARAEAIIRDEAPWAPTHAPRLFELWQPYVRGYVPHPVIPQRFRDVWIDKQAIARVERRRLLGPASMLLPFGTMRGAR; encoded by the coding sequence GTGATGCTTCATCGAGCCGCGCGGAGCTTCTTCCGAACTCGCGCGGCCGCGATCGGTTCCATCATCGTCGTCGCGCTCGTTGGCTTTGCTCTCCTCGGTCCGCTCGTTGCTCGTCACGCCCCGAACGCGAACGATTTTTCGCTCGCACGTGAAGCAAACGGCGCACCTCCCGGACCATCGCTCACGCATTGGCTCGGTGTAGACGCGCTGCATCGCGACGTCTTCGCGCGCCTTGCCCACGGTGCCCGCACGTCGCTCGGCATCGCAACGCTCGCAACGCTCATCGCGACCACCATCGGCACCGCCGTCGGTGTCGTCGCCGGGTACGCCGCATCGGTGCGCGTCAAGTCGCTCGACACGTCGCTCAGTCGCGTCGTGGACATTCTGCTCGCGCTGCCGTTTCTGCTGGTCGTCACGGCGATCGGTGCCGCCGTTGGGCGCTCCGACACGCTCACCGTGCTCCTCGTGCTGGGTTTGTCCGGGTGGGCCGGCATCGCGCGTGTCGTGCGCGCGAAGACCATCCAAATTTGCTCGCTCGACTTCGTGCTCGCAGCTCGTGCCATGGGCGCAAACGCGCCGTGGATCATGTCGCGCCACGTTCTGCCGAATGCAGCGAGCATCGTCATCGTGATGGCCACGACGAGCGTCGGGCAGATGGTCCTGGCTGAAGCGGTGCTCGGTTACCTGTCGCTCGGCGTGCCGCCACCCGCTCCGTCGTGGGGACGCATGCTCCACGAAGCCGAGCCGTTTTTCGTGTCGCGACCGGGACTCGTTGCTGCACCAAGCATCGCCATCTTGCTCACGGTGCTCGGCTTCGGACGTCTGGGTGACGCGCTGCGCGATGCATTCGACGACAACGCTCGAACAACTCCACGTCCCGGTGCTCGCGTGCCTGCCGATCTGCTTCTCGTTGCCGCGGCATTGCTCGTGTTCGTCGGACTTCCTCCACCGCGCGTCGCAGCTCCGATCGAGTCCGTTGCGCAATCGCAAACGCCCTCACGCGGCGGAACGTTGCGCGTCGCGACCATCGTCAACGTTCGCACGCTCGATCCCGCGCTCGCTTATGACGAAGCCGCAACGGCACTCGGCGACCTGCTCTTCGCCAAGCTCGTGACGTGGAGCGACGACGGAAAGGTCGTCGGCGAGCTGGCGCAAAGTTTCCACGTCTCCGATGACGGCAAGACGTACTCGTTCGTCTTGCGCCCCAACGTCGTCTTTCATGACGGGGCAAAGCTGCGCGCCGCCGACGTAAAACGATCGCTCGAACGAACGCTGAACCCTCGCACGCCAAGCCCAGGCGCGAGCCACTACGCAGCCATTCGAGGCCTATCCGCGTTTCGCTCGGGGCAAGCGCAGACCATCGAAGGCATCCGCGTCACGAGCGACCTCGCCGTCGACATCACGCTCGATCACCCGGACGCGACGTTTCTTTCGCTGCTCACGCTCTCCTTTGCAGCGCCGGTTTGCCCCTCGTCCGGTGCCACCGTCGAAGCTGCCAAACCGCCCTCCCCGTGTGGCGCAGGTCCATTTCGCATCGCGTCGTGGGAGCCCGAGGGCGTCATTCGACTCGAACGGCACGATGGGTACTTCATCCCAGGTCGCCCGTACCTCGATGCGATCGAATGGCTCACGAACGAACGCGCGACGGCGCAGCGTTACAAGTTCGAACGCGGCGTGCTCGACTACGTGCGCGACCTCGGCAGCCAAGACGGCGCGCTTTACCGATCGAATCCCGCGTGGGCCGGACGGTTCTCCTTGTCCGCATCGTCCGTGACCAACGCCATCTTCATGAACACGGAGATGCCTCCGTTCGACGTGCGTGCTGTGCGTCGTGCCGTAGCGCTCGCCATCGATCCGAGCGTCCTCGAAAAGGTGCGCTCCGAAGTGCACGCGATCGATCGTGTGTTGCCCGATGGCATTCCAGGAGCGGCGCCCATTGAAGCGATGCGCAAGCACGATGTCGCCGCTGCTCTCGAGGAGATGCGCGCCGCTGGATACGCTTTCGACGAGGCGACCGGCAAAGGCGGCTACCCGTACGTCGTCGACTACATCGCCCCGGCCGATACGTTTGAACAACAAGCCGCCGAGGTGTGGGTCGAACAGCTTGCGCGCATCGGCATTCGCGTACGACTCGAGCTCACGAGCTACGCGTCGTACTTGGCAAAAGTATCGAAGCGACGCACATCGACGATGGGCTGGGTCGGGTGGAAAGCCGACTTCCCCGACGCGCTGAACTTCTTCGAACCCACGTTGTCGTCACGCGCGATCGACGACGAACACTCGCAGAACTACGCCTTCTTCAAGAGCGACGAGCTCGACCGCGCGCTCGATGACGCGTCGCGCGAGCGTAACCCCGAAGCGCGCAAGCGCCTCTTCGCGCGTGCTGAAGCCATCATCCGCGATGAAGCCCCGTGGGCACCGACGCACGCTCCTCGCCTCTTCGAGCTGTGGCAACCGTACGTGCGCGGCTACGTGCCGCACCCCGTCATTCCACAGCGTTTTCGTGATGTTTGGATCGACAAACAAGCGATCGCGCGCGTAGAGCGGCGACGGTTGCTTGGCCCGGCATCGATGCTTTTACCGTTCGGCACGATGCGAGGCGCGCGATGA
- a CDS encoding alpha/beta hydrolase: MVAKNLDRNVEPMLRDVNARGVRMRVLEAGTGPALLLVHTFLTSHRSFEDIIETLAAHFHVIAPDLPGFGESEKPSLTRYSYGIEAFAESMADLIAAFGVGRACVLGHGMGGAIALTLAAEHPELVTRLVLEDALVYPFPLSFRARLPFAPIVGGLIFKQIFGRRGFRAYFRDEFFRPGAEIPYERIDQHYEFFNGPSARESAYAVLRSIDTRPIVARLTRITTPTLVMWGRDDRIFPVANAQRLVRAMPAAKLEIMDAAHVPHEERPRESIQIIRQFLEGKR, from the coding sequence ATGGTCGCCAAAAATCTCGACCGCAACGTGGAGCCAATGCTTCGGGACGTGAACGCCCGAGGCGTGCGCATGCGCGTGCTCGAAGCAGGAACGGGCCCGGCGCTTCTGCTCGTACACACGTTTCTGACGAGTCACCGATCCTTCGAAGACATCATCGAAACGCTCGCCGCACACTTTCACGTCATCGCGCCGGACCTTCCAGGCTTCGGCGAGAGCGAGAAACCAAGCCTCACACGCTATTCCTACGGAATCGAAGCATTTGCCGAATCCATGGCCGACCTCATCGCTGCCTTCGGAGTCGGTCGAGCCTGCGTCCTCGGACACGGCATGGGCGGTGCCATCGCGCTGACGCTTGCGGCGGAACACCCCGAGCTCGTGACGCGTCTCGTGCTGGAAGATGCGCTCGTTTACCCGTTCCCGCTCAGCTTCCGCGCAAGGCTGCCGTTCGCTCCCATCGTTGGTGGACTCATCTTCAAGCAGATATTCGGGCGTCGCGGCTTCCGTGCCTACTTTCGTGACGAGTTCTTTCGTCCGGGTGCGGAAATCCCTTACGAGCGCATCGATCAACACTACGAATTTTTCAACGGACCATCAGCGCGCGAAAGCGCATACGCGGTGCTGCGATCGATCGACACGCGCCCCATCGTCGCACGCTTGACGCGCATCACCACGCCGACGCTCGTCATGTGGGGCCGAGACGACCGCATTTTCCCCGTCGCAAACGCACAACGTCTCGTGCGCGCCATGCCCGCCGCGAAGCTCGAAATCATGGACGCAGCGCACGTTCCTCATGAAGAGCGTCCGCGCGAGTCCATCCAGATCATCCGGCAATTCTTGGAGGGCAAACGGTGA
- a CDS encoding MerR family transcriptional regulator gives MQRISDEALEALEREHEQGITSAEILDIFAAHGIKFSEATLRKYVQLGLLPRSVRVGRKGKHQGSQGLYPATVVRQIQRIKEMMAQDYTIEEIQREFLFVRGEIEELERTISKVFDALRDAAKERRSDTADRAIQNELFTAERLAKDLVSKLSAIEERLMAAARLSRARATGT, from the coding sequence TTGCAGAGGATATCGGACGAGGCACTCGAGGCACTCGAGCGTGAGCACGAACAGGGCATCACGTCGGCCGAGATTCTCGACATCTTCGCGGCGCACGGCATCAAGTTCAGCGAGGCGACGCTGCGCAAGTACGTGCAGCTTGGGCTTCTCCCGCGCAGCGTGCGCGTGGGCCGCAAGGGCAAACACCAAGGCTCCCAGGGACTCTATCCCGCGACCGTGGTGCGCCAGATTCAGCGCATCAAGGAGATGATGGCGCAGGATTACACGATCGAGGAGATTCAGCGGGAGTTCCTGTTCGTCCGGGGCGAGATCGAAGAGCTCGAACGCACGATTTCCAAGGTGTTCGACGCTTTGCGCGATGCGGCCAAGGAGCGACGAAGCGATACGGCGGATCGGGCAATTCAAAACGAGCTCTTTACGGCGGAGAGGCTTGCCAAAGACCTCGTTTCGAAGCTCAGCGCGATCGAGGAACGTCTCATGGCCGCGGCTCGGCTTTCGAGGGCGAGGGCGACGGGGACGTAG
- a CDS encoding septal ring lytic transglycosylase RlpA family protein yields MTTSSSGHAAVAVPPKHEERGQASYYSDRLAGRSTASGEPYAPKELTAAHRTLPFGTIVRIWRPKNGRAIEVRINDRGPHIRGRIVDLSRRGAEAIGLIRDGVDDVVLTVVSLPPPKPKKKRR; encoded by the coding sequence ATGACGACCTCGAGCTCTGGCCACGCAGCCGTCGCGGTGCCGCCCAAACACGAGGAACGTGGGCAAGCGAGCTACTACTCGGACCGTCTTGCGGGGCGATCGACGGCGAGCGGTGAACCGTACGCGCCCAAAGAGCTCACGGCGGCGCATCGAACATTGCCATTCGGGACGATCGTGCGCATTTGGCGACCCAAGAACGGTCGAGCCATCGAGGTCCGCATCAACGATCGTGGCCCGCATATAAGGGGGCGGATCGTGGATCTGTCGCGACGAGGTGCCGAGGCAATCGGGCTCATTCGTGACGGCGTGGACGATGTGGTGCTGACGGTCGTGTCGCTCCCGCCGCCGAAGCCGAAGAAGAAAAGGCGGTGA
- a CDS encoding PQQ-like beta-propeller repeat protein — protein MTGLSLVAQRPEISPVSTSSVESPAVRALFNLLLMERGPLADLPERDASAFVADLAYAIADLSAARRQRIALRLVQGADPWEIGFERAGTDLLVSLVRTAAMPEVAFHERRVNVDLLCNRLVSALDALSISSVRTPHNAAANTDDIDARAWSEATRCAAARDYLRSQLPFVIEDADAEPTFVAVEPTGDVPITIAADLMMRIPTTTAMTETTVLRTDLFALLFRGKLRVIVGEHARELPEVFVFLVAEQLVDLVLDALQAAALNRPYYRRLTTGGAVCAVRLQGEGHASFTIGMPRRGSEDRGQVWTFPAVDVNSLVQSVIAFARALARTIVRRDRTQAQNLRLHAFRAKVRELGDRVRESTRDESKINDAPEGYRAFAAALRPPPSSDDDSLATSRLRFTPRWLAAVPSIDLRATFLCGDAFVVGATRELSCLDRRTGEIVWTKPVPRATSVITPLGLARIEAEGALHLIDLQTGDVQWTTNLSPRTGTSTSGVVVNSPGLPRMLVVSEGTRHLAAVDLHGGEVRWRYASRRNGVFRVRRAGKLLVVASGEQALVALDVLTGEVVWRVCDRRRFASHVAVDQESLFAVSGDGAFVERGGAGLHHVDPWSGASRWSVDLPSEAAPVGAPLLARDTVVIVTHGRRGTGIMGFDRTTGEKRFDGVACGAAASCVVVDGTIILNSESGDLVGIDASDGATRYRHVFGSADGDRPRRLEPMLRSGALFVPQTELLIVRPRDGKLLGRVPADLIPDLFRVDERCDVYVAEESGHIAAFSAGPRLRLM, from the coding sequence ATGACCGGCCTATCTCTCGTTGCCCAACGCCCCGAGATCTCGCCTGTCTCGACCTCATCGGTCGAGAGCCCGGCGGTACGCGCTCTCTTCAATCTTCTATTGATGGAACGCGGTCCTCTAGCCGATTTGCCCGAACGCGATGCCAGTGCGTTCGTGGCGGATCTAGCTTACGCGATTGCGGATCTGTCCGCAGCGCGGCGACAGCGTATTGCGCTGCGTCTCGTCCAAGGCGCCGATCCTTGGGAAATCGGTTTCGAACGCGCGGGCACGGACTTGCTCGTGTCTCTCGTGCGCACGGCGGCGATGCCGGAAGTGGCGTTTCACGAACGTCGAGTCAACGTGGACCTACTCTGCAATCGGCTCGTGAGTGCGCTCGATGCGCTTTCGATCAGCAGTGTGCGCACGCCTCACAACGCAGCCGCCAACACGGATGACATCGATGCTCGAGCGTGGAGCGAAGCTACACGCTGCGCAGCCGCGCGCGACTACCTGCGGTCGCAGTTGCCATTCGTGATCGAAGACGCGGACGCTGAGCCGACGTTTGTCGCGGTGGAACCAACGGGCGACGTGCCCATCACCATCGCGGCCGATCTCATGATGCGCATTCCAACCACGACGGCGATGACGGAGACGACCGTGCTGCGGACGGATCTGTTTGCCCTCTTGTTCCGCGGAAAACTGCGCGTAATCGTCGGAGAACATGCGCGGGAATTGCCCGAGGTGTTCGTCTTTCTGGTCGCCGAGCAGCTCGTCGACCTCGTGCTCGACGCGCTTCAGGCAGCCGCGTTGAACCGTCCTTACTACCGGCGACTGACGACAGGTGGAGCCGTGTGCGCTGTGCGCCTGCAAGGAGAAGGGCACGCATCGTTCACGATCGGCATGCCTCGCCGAGGATCCGAAGATCGCGGCCAGGTGTGGACGTTTCCCGCTGTTGATGTGAATTCGCTCGTGCAAAGCGTCATTGCGTTTGCTCGTGCGCTCGCGCGAACGATCGTTCGTCGTGATCGAACGCAGGCGCAAAACCTCAGGCTTCATGCGTTTCGCGCAAAGGTGCGCGAGCTTGGGGATCGCGTGCGGGAATCGACGCGTGACGAGTCGAAGATCAACGACGCTCCCGAAGGCTATCGCGCATTCGCCGCGGCGCTGCGTCCCCCGCCCTCTTCGGATGACGATTCACTTGCGACGAGCCGTCTGCGTTTTACGCCGCGATGGCTTGCCGCGGTCCCGTCGATCGATCTGCGCGCGACGTTTCTGTGTGGCGATGCGTTCGTCGTTGGAGCCACGCGCGAGTTGAGCTGTCTCGATCGGCGCACCGGTGAGATTGTCTGGACAAAGCCCGTTCCGCGCGCGACCAGCGTCATCACGCCGCTCGGTTTGGCGCGTATCGAAGCCGAAGGAGCGCTGCATCTGATCGACCTGCAAACGGGTGACGTGCAGTGGACGACGAACCTTTCGCCACGCACGGGAACGAGCACGTCCGGGGTCGTCGTCAACTCGCCAGGGCTGCCTCGCATGCTCGTCGTCAGCGAAGGAACGCGGCACCTTGCGGCGGTGGATCTGCACGGCGGCGAAGTTCGCTGGCGTTATGCGTCTCGGCGCAACGGCGTCTTTCGCGTGAGGCGTGCGGGCAAACTGCTCGTGGTGGCGTCGGGCGAACAAGCGCTCGTCGCGCTGGACGTGCTCACGGGCGAAGTTGTCTGGCGCGTGTGTGACCGGCGCCGTTTCGCGTCGCACGTCGCGGTGGACCAGGAATCGCTGTTCGCCGTGAGCGGAGATGGTGCCTTCGTGGAACGCGGTGGAGCGGGTTTGCACCACGTCGATCCGTGGTCGGGGGCGTCGCGTTGGAGCGTCGATCTCCCTTCGGAAGCAGCTCCCGTGGGTGCGCCTTTGCTTGCGCGCGACACCGTCGTGATCGTCACGCATGGCCGTCGAGGCACCGGCATCATGGGGTTTGACCGAACGACCGGCGAAAAACGTTTCGACGGCGTAGCATGCGGCGCGGCTGCATCGTGCGTCGTGGTGGATGGCACGATCATTCTCAACAGCGAGAGTGGTGATCTCGTGGGCATCGACGCATCTGACGGGGCGACACGGTACAGGCACGTCTTTGGCAGCGCTGATGGCGACCGCCCGCGGCGTCTCGAGCCAATGTTGCGATCAGGAGCGCTTTTCGTGCCGCAGACGGAGCTTCTGATCGTGCGTCCGCGTGACGGCAAACTGCTTGGTCGCGTGCCCGCCGATCTGATTCCGGATTTGTTTCGCGTCGACGAACGGTGCGATGTGTACGTGGCCGAAGAAAGTGGTCACATCGCAGCGTTTTCAGCGGGGCCGAGACTGCGGTTGATGTGA
- a CDS encoding dynamin family protein, whose protein sequence is MARLVENLSRFFGRVEIMARGLENERRAAEVALGRGRPLEARERARAILAEVPGSPLGLALWADAAEDAGLDHEAASALSELAELVPWRADVWLRLGQAQARLQDPRATESFERAANAPEERDSAQLALLELCDLDLGAGDPGRAGRWLDRIGVSLSGEGKTFMDREVSLRRAECALAIGDVEAASRFASSIDPERLDGRGALVLARIALSSGQTSTALDLALRACILDAPGSSELLSSFVAACRDAVLLDRARRVVAAAGLFDEPAWAAAFAFAEGRTADARAALARGLSKGNQGAAAALLRLATETRDLDALHALAARDPNRLPDDLRRLREGAVLAAEGREHDALERFDGVGGDASAWATELSRNVIRSWVPAEGSAAWPKLLEELRQSARSLDRIDLVSAVEAIAVERDRPLRVAVVGEFNAGKSTFLNALLGEDVAPTGVLPTTATLHWVAWAPDPFARIVVRGAPDRVVPHGGLKAALKHLASSGARVDRVFIYAPIERLKRVEILDTPGFNAPDPDHIAAARHAFDEAHVAIWLLDATGAMKDTERRVLTEIKELGVPIQILVNKADRLTTKELEHVCNHVAAGLSETGIGSYTPPIAFSARLSLKGRLGDVAALEASGFTAVEALFSEHIVDRSSELRETALRRKALRIALDLASIAAARASEDRERIRAARSRSDALVAAAAKLRHERHTFAAVIEKALDPVRRVLVADLRPLRRLGDEEQGIDPGLQAYVEERFVARLTDPIVQEIAHLAGVPAPQPATAAVRAVLLGAVSALDPTLAPQDRSLVRIIDAAIAAFAASLVTEASGALPPAPFAALEQRAALVRDALAAQA, encoded by the coding sequence ATGGCGCGCCTCGTCGAGAACCTTTCGCGTTTTTTTGGACGCGTCGAAATCATGGCGCGTGGCCTCGAAAACGAGCGTCGCGCGGCCGAAGTTGCGCTCGGTCGCGGACGCCCACTCGAAGCCCGCGAACGTGCCCGAGCGATTCTTGCCGAAGTCCCCGGATCGCCGCTGGGCCTTGCGCTCTGGGCCGACGCCGCCGAAGACGCAGGGCTCGATCATGAAGCAGCATCGGCGCTGAGCGAGCTTGCGGAGCTCGTTCCGTGGCGTGCCGATGTGTGGCTGAGGCTCGGACAAGCACAAGCACGCCTGCAGGATCCGCGGGCAACCGAGTCGTTCGAACGTGCTGCCAATGCACCCGAAGAACGCGACTCCGCGCAGCTCGCGTTGCTCGAGCTGTGCGATCTCGACCTTGGCGCAGGAGACCCAGGTAGAGCCGGCAGATGGCTCGATCGCATCGGCGTATCGCTCAGTGGTGAAGGCAAGACCTTCATGGATCGCGAAGTATCGCTGCGCCGAGCCGAATGTGCCCTCGCGATTGGAGACGTCGAAGCCGCGTCGCGATTTGCTTCGAGCATCGATCCGGAACGCCTCGATGGTCGTGGGGCGCTCGTGCTTGCGCGTATCGCGCTTTCGTCCGGACAAACGAGCACGGCCCTCGATTTAGCGCTCCGCGCATGCATCCTCGATGCACCGGGTTCGTCCGAGCTGCTCTCGTCGTTCGTCGCTGCTTGTCGCGATGCCGTGCTGCTCGACCGCGCGCGCCGCGTCGTTGCTGCAGCCGGTCTCTTCGACGAACCAGCGTGGGCTGCAGCATTTGCGTTTGCCGAAGGACGCACGGCGGATGCGCGAGCAGCGCTTGCTCGAGGTTTGTCCAAGGGAAACCAGGGTGCCGCAGCGGCGCTCTTGCGTCTCGCGACGGAGACGCGCGATCTCGATGCGCTACATGCGCTTGCAGCACGGGATCCGAATCGGCTTCCCGACGACTTGCGGCGACTTCGTGAAGGAGCCGTGCTTGCTGCCGAGGGCCGAGAGCACGATGCGCTCGAACGCTTCGATGGAGTCGGGGGCGACGCATCGGCATGGGCGACCGAGCTTTCGCGCAACGTGATTCGCTCGTGGGTGCCAGCCGAAGGTTCGGCAGCATGGCCGAAGCTGCTCGAGGAGTTGCGACAATCCGCGCGATCACTCGATCGCATCGACCTCGTGTCTGCGGTGGAAGCGATCGCGGTCGAACGCGACCGTCCACTTCGCGTGGCCGTCGTTGGCGAGTTCAACGCGGGCAAGAGCACGTTTCTCAATGCGTTGCTCGGCGAAGACGTTGCACCGACGGGCGTGCTTCCGACGACGGCAACGCTGCATTGGGTGGCGTGGGCGCCTGATCCGTTCGCACGTATCGTCGTCCGCGGTGCCCCAGATCGCGTCGTTCCGCACGGTGGACTCAAAGCTGCGCTGAAGCACCTTGCAAGCTCCGGCGCGCGCGTCGATCGCGTTTTCATTTACGCGCCCATCGAGCGATTGAAGCGCGTCGAGATCCTCGACACGCCGGGCTTCAACGCGCCCGATCCGGATCACATCGCCGCGGCGCGTCATGCCTTCGACGAAGCGCACGTTGCGATTTGGCTACTCGATGCGACAGGCGCGATGAAAGACACGGAGCGCCGCGTTTTGACGGAGATCAAAGAGCTTGGTGTGCCCATTCAAATCCTCGTCAACAAGGCAGATCGTTTGACGACAAAGGAACTCGAGCATGTATGCAATCATGTCGCGGCGGGTTTGTCCGAGACCGGCATTGGTTCGTACACGCCGCCGATCGCGTTCTCCGCGAGGCTTTCGCTGAAGGGGCGACTGGGTGACGTCGCTGCGCTCGAAGCATCCGGGTTCACTGCCGTCGAGGCGCTGTTTTCGGAGCACATCGTCGATCGTTCGTCTGAACTGCGAGAGACGGCGCTTCGTCGAAAGGCGCTGCGGATCGCGTTGGATCTTGCATCGATCGCAGCGGCTCGAGCATCCGAGGATCGCGAGCGGATTCGCGCGGCTCGGTCACGCAGCGATGCGCTCGTGGCCGCTGCGGCGAAGTTGCGGCACGAAAGGCACACGTTTGCGGCCGTCATCGAGAAGGCATTGGATCCCGTGCGTCGCGTGCTCGTTGCGGATCTGCGTCCATTGCGGCGTCTCGGCGACGAGGAGCAGGGGATCGATCCGGGGCTTCAGGCGTACGTTGAGGAACGGTTCGTGGCACGCCTGACCGATCCGATCGTACAGGAGATTGCGCATTTGGCGGGCGTGCCCGCACCTCAGCCGGCAACTGCTGCCGTTCGCGCAGTGCTCCTGGGTGCCGTGTCGGCGCTCGATCCCACACTGGCTCCGCAAGACAGATCGCTCGTGCGCATCATCGATGCAGCGATTGCAGCGTTCGCAGCATCGCTCGTGACGGAGGCAAGTGGAGCATTACCGCCTGCGCCTTTTGCGGCACTCGAGCAGCGCGCGGCGTTGGTCCGAGATGCGCTCGCTGCGCAGGCGTAG
- a CDS encoding ABC transporter substrate-binding protein, with translation MNVSSSDLSKRNFWRRGLLGGLAMALGLIATAPSCSFVVDTNEVQCSDTTPCGAGRKCSEGVCIVDPNAGESCAKTSECVASKGEFHFCRKDNGAATGECVALKSALCDTVEGDYQADDVFFIGSIHPKTPVDGPDAIIGISMEESIKLALSELKKTANGLPPAAGQTSRRQVVMIGCSDEGYEDKSVEAATHLVDNVGVQAIIGGAFSGIAIQTATEVTIPNQVLFVSASGTSPAITDLADKPSGSTVGLVWRTVPSDNFQAQALVEYVKTLETDVRTELGLMAAEPIKVAILHKGDAYGTGLKNALQKDLVFNNKPALSNGANYIVVDYGNPDEGMGGLNYGEAIDKAVMNGAHVVLLFGTGEAITEVYTKIEVGWTAPTHRPRYVFSDANFSGAVADIINVETDVMKRADLRRRTTGVVPGPGDTDSLYKAFLLSYGSRPGDATIFGSASAYDAAYLLFYSAAFIKDGPITGIKLAEGMANMSNAAPMDAEVDVGTTDLPGALNKIADGTYTSIDYNGAFGPLNFDSATGEPAANVQIFCLADDGTGKATHQLSGSFYNADTGKIEGAAAAACK, from the coding sequence ATGAATGTGTCGTCCAGCGATCTTAGCAAGCGCAACTTTTGGCGGAGAGGGCTCCTCGGGGGGCTCGCGATGGCGCTCGGTCTCATCGCCACCGCACCTTCGTGCTCCTTCGTCGTCGATACGAACGAAGTGCAGTGCAGCGACACGACTCCGTGCGGTGCTGGCAGGAAGTGCTCCGAAGGTGTCTGCATCGTCGACCCCAACGCAGGGGAAAGCTGTGCGAAGACGAGCGAGTGTGTTGCGTCGAAGGGCGAGTTCCACTTCTGCCGGAAGGACAATGGCGCAGCGACGGGCGAGTGCGTCGCGCTGAAGTCGGCGCTGTGCGACACCGTCGAAGGCGACTATCAAGCTGACGACGTCTTCTTCATCGGCTCGATCCATCCGAAAACACCCGTGGATGGACCGGATGCCATCATCGGCATTTCCATGGAGGAGAGCATCAAACTCGCGCTGAGCGAGCTCAAGAAGACGGCGAATGGTTTGCCCCCGGCAGCGGGACAAACCAGCCGGCGCCAAGTCGTCATGATTGGTTGCAGCGACGAAGGCTACGAGGACAAGAGCGTCGAAGCCGCCACGCACCTCGTCGATAACGTCGGCGTCCAGGCGATCATCGGTGGAGCGTTCAGCGGCATCGCGATCCAGACGGCGACGGAAGTGACGATTCCCAATCAGGTGCTGTTCGTGAGCGCGTCGGGCACCAGCCCCGCCATCACGGACCTCGCGGACAAACCCTCGGGATCAACCGTTGGCCTCGTGTGGCGCACCGTTCCATCGGACAACTTCCAAGCCCAGGCGCTCGTCGAATACGTCAAAACGCTAGAAACGGATGTGCGAACCGAGCTTGGCCTGATGGCTGCCGAGCCGATCAAAGTGGCGATCTTGCACAAAGGCGACGCGTACGGCACGGGCCTCAAGAACGCGCTTCAGAAGGACTTGGTTTTCAACAACAAACCCGCTCTGTCGAACGGCGCGAACTACATCGTCGTCGACTACGGCAACCCGGACGAAGGCATGGGCGGGTTGAACTACGGCGAGGCGATCGACAAAGCCGTCATGAATGGCGCGCACGTCGTGCTCCTGTTCGGCACGGGTGAAGCCATCACCGAGGTGTATACAAAGATCGAGGTCGGCTGGACCGCTCCGACGCACAGGCCGCGATACGTCTTTTCTGACGCGAACTTTTCGGGCGCCGTTGCGGACATCATCAACGTCGAAACGGACGTGATGAAACGCGCTGACCTGCGACGTCGCACGACGGGCGTCGTCCCTGGCCCCGGCGACACGGATTCGCTCTACAAAGCCTTTTTGCTTTCGTACGGATCGCGTCCCGGCGATGCGACGATCTTCGGTTCAGCCAGTGCGTACGATGCGGCGTACCTGCTCTTCTACTCCGCGGCGTTCATCAAGGATGGCCCGATCACGGGCATCAAGCTCGCTGAAGGCATGGCCAATATGTCGAACGCTGCGCCGATGGACGCCGAGGTCGACGTTGGTACGACCGACTTGCCCGGGGCGCTCAACAAAATTGCCGACGGTACCTACACGTCGATTGACTACAACGGCGCGTTCGGCCCGTTGAACTTCGACTCTGCAACGGGCGAGCCCGCGGCCAACGTGCAGATCTTCTGCTTGGCCGACGACGGCACGGGCAAAGCGACACACCAGCTCTCGGGCTCGTTCTACAACGCCGATACGGGCAAGATCGAAGGCGCCGCCGCAGCAGCGTGCAAGTGA